The Streptomyces camelliae genome window below encodes:
- a CDS encoding YcnI family protein yields the protein MTVTHPTLRRAAAVTAGAAAIVLLAAGAASAHVTVHPESYAKGATDGVLTFRVPNEEDSASTTKVQVFLPTDHPVLGVLVHPQDGWTAKVTTAKLKTPVKTDDGTITEAASEITFTGGRIGAGQYEDFTVAFGQLPDDTGQLVFKTLQTYSDGKVARWIEEPTGGAEPENPAPVLKLTAGDPTAAPAPAKSTATTTQAADSSDSTARGLGIAGLVAGVLGLAAAAFALVRSRGARS from the coding sequence ATGACCGTGACCCACCCGACCCTGCGCCGCGCCGCGGCCGTCACCGCAGGCGCCGCCGCCATCGTCCTGCTGGCCGCCGGTGCCGCCTCCGCGCACGTCACCGTCCACCCCGAGAGCTACGCCAAGGGCGCCACCGACGGCGTCCTGACCTTCCGCGTCCCCAACGAGGAGGACAGCGCGTCCACCACCAAGGTGCAGGTCTTCCTGCCCACCGACCACCCCGTCCTCGGCGTCCTGGTCCACCCGCAGGACGGCTGGACCGCCAAGGTCACCACGGCCAAGCTGAAGACCCCGGTCAAGACCGACGACGGCACCATCACGGAGGCCGCCTCCGAGATCACCTTCACGGGCGGCAGGATCGGCGCCGGACAGTACGAGGACTTCACCGTCGCCTTCGGCCAGCTCCCCGACGACACCGGCCAGTTGGTCTTCAAGACCCTCCAGACGTACTCCGACGGCAAGGTCGCCCGCTGGATCGAGGAGCCCACCGGCGGCGCCGAACCGGAGAACCCCGCCCCGGTGCTCAAGCTGACCGCCGGTGACCCCACGGCAGCACCCGCCCCCGCCAAGAGCACCGCCACCACCACCCAGGCGGCCGACTCCAGCGACTCCACGGCCCGCGGGCTCGGCATCGCCGGCCTGGTCGCCGGCGTCCTCGGCCTCGCGGCGGCCGCCTTCGCGCTCGTACGGAGCCGGGGCGCACGGTCGTAA